Genomic window (Larimichthys crocea isolate SSNF unplaced genomic scaffold, L_crocea_2.0 scaffold97, whole genome shotgun sequence):
TATTTCTATTGGCTGTCCATAGACTTGTGTTGATTGTTAACTCTTGGGATGTTTTTTGGTGGGGGAacaagagaggggaggaaagttGTCCCCATAACTActgaaacagtgtttttttgctCAGGCCTGATGAATCCTTccgtatttgtttttgttttatttgtttttttccctgagTTGGACGAGGAGGAGTTGAAAAGgggagtgtgttttttttttgttttttgtttttttgttgcaaaaGTTGAAGGACAAGAAGAGCTGAGGACTatgacagagaaaaataacatttccccttgaagaaaaaaataaaaaaaaatcaatggcTGTTTGCGTgttcatgtatttgttattaaaTGTACTGCAGATTTGTATTACCTGTGGTTTATAACTTCATATTCAATATACAcatacttaaaggtccagtctgtcaAATTTAGGGGaattactgtataatcacctgaaaataagagtgtATGATTTTGTTACCATAGAAGGAGCACCATGTTTCTTCCAGTGTAGTAGTACTCAAGACTGGTCTTGGTCTCGAGCCCACTTTTTAAAGGTCTTGTCTTGACTCAGTCTCGGACGGAAATTTCAAGTGTGCTCAAGACCACATCTGCAGATACATCATCAGTGTTTCCCATTAATTGCCTAGTAATGTCTAGTTTgtcctgctgcagcttcataacAAACCATAATCATTAATATTATGCAGTTGTTGAGCTGTAGGACCAGCAATCTTAGTCCAGCCTGTACCGCTGATTTTCAACTTTGCACCATCTACCGACAGTCTTTGTGACAGGGATTTTGACACAGGTGATTCTTGCAGGTGATTACTGTGCCTTTGGATTCGAGTTGGGTTTGATGCTTGGACTTCAGTGGACATGCCTGCATTTCTCTTCAACTGTTTGAACCAGAAAGGCTTTCAGGATCTATCAGTTGCCTCTATTGAAGCTTTTGTATGTCCAGGGGATCATGAACTTTTCACTTGAGTGTGCTTCACATACATTAATCTGACACTTAGTGTGGTACTGAGGTTCATGAAGTCATTTTGGGACTCTTAATGGCTTAATGTCTTTATCTAATTTGACCTTTTATGTCTCTCAAACCTCAGTGTTTCTTGACTTTTTGCAAACGCTgtaatttttctttattttagacGCTTGGGGCATCTGCTGTGCATCAGATAAGGAACCTCACATGGTTCAGTTACtaaactttctaaaaaaaactcCCAACTATTCACATGAAGAGTAGTCTACTTGAGAAACCCGATGGATTTAGATCCTCAGCTGACTCATACTGATAAACTTTGTATACTAATCACTGTATTCAGGTTGGGTGTTTCCAGCCTGAGCCGGAGTTTGCTCATGAGACTTAGGTGATGGTTTTTTAGGGGGGAAATGGTAACACCTGCCTTTGTTCAAAGATAATCTCTGGTTGGATGTGAATGTATGCCTCGATTGGCCATCCACTGATGACTTGttgatgacctttgaccccttcCCAGTGTACACAGGCAGCACAGGCAGCTAATATCATTCTTCTCCTGTAGAGGGCAGTACAATCTCACTATCTCCATGCACCACTCCAGTAATGCTTTTGAACCTGCAGGTCTGAAGATGACGTCTCACTTCATGCTGTGtcaggtttttaaaatgtataatcaCTTTCTTTTCCTGGGGTTTAATGCTTGAGCATTGTGCACTAATATTTGTGCTAGAGGTTTTACTGTCCATAATTCTATAACAACCTCATTTCCAACCCTGACTAAGACAATCAGGTTGGAtctgtctgctgtgaaacactgtaaaattgtcatatatatatatatatggtatataCGCAAAGGCAAGTTTCTCTCAGCACCTGCCCAAGTCTGACTCCAATTCCAGAGTTTCTCATAGTGACACCTctagactttttaaaaaaaggttgtgaGCTAAAAAGGCTGAGAGGTTTGGTTCTTTACAGTTTAAATAAGCTTTTGAAAGAAGGAATAAAATGAGGCATAAACATCAAGTGTGTCCGTTATCAGTTTAATGTCAGAAATCCACATCAGAAACaatgctgttttgtgtgtgatggtgtgtaataactgaagaagaagaaatctgtTTGTCAAAACAGGCTGAACTCCCGGTCAGTCATTGACATTTCATTAACAAACCTGTGAAAGTGACATATGGATTACACTCACAGAGATCTAGAttatatgtttaaaataaatccaGTGTTACGTTTGGAAATGTTACCTACTTTGTCATCTCACTGTTCTTCCGTGGAAACCGCTTGACTTTGGTCCACAGTTCAGGACTCTGGGACGTTATCCACCCATACTGCTGGCTGTCCGTTAGAGGCATTTTGTACAGTTGGTGTGGCGCTGGAGAAGATACGGAGATGTTCATTACCTGTCACAGCTCCTCAGTGtaaatgcactttatttatgatttatcaCCAGGATCTAATTTCATGTCTAGTTTTTTACTCACATCTTGGTGTTTGAACCCGTTTGACCATCTCTCTGTATCGCTCATGGCTCCCATGGTGTATGTCTGTGCTGTTGGGAAGTGGCCGGTGGTAAACGTTGCATGTGTCCGTACATCTGAGGGAtccctgttgttgttgaaaagaCGGAGGCAGCTCTGCTCTGGTTTTAATCCCACTACCTGTGAGAGATAtgttaaaatacattaataaatctgtgttttttacagAAGACGCATgttaaacatgtattttacCATGAGTGTACTGCTTAAGATTTCataaaaatgccaaaatataacataatgcATGTTTTAGGGCCCTAAATTTTAACATAAAGCCTTAGTACTTGATGGATTATTGTAAAAATGAAGATGTGCAAGGAGAACATAAAAGTTATATGGCTTCAGCTAAATTCTACATCCCCCCTTTGAGAGTTTAAAGCTTTGCTGTCTGACGTCTTTTATGACTCTTGTAATTGACTGGTAGCACAGCAGATATTTCGACATAGGTGGATGGCTCAggtcagggccggtcctagctatgggcaatgtgggcggccgcccagggcgcagtctcagtggggggcgcacgagcgcccaaaaaagaaaaagacctcgtgaattttcgataccgctcattaagttagcaGAGCGGGCGCCCCCGGGAGCGGGGggttgacaaggcagaggggggcgccggacagactgatgggggggcacggcgcatccagggcgcacgggcggccgtgagggcgcacgagaaaatgttcgcctcggggggggggggctcgcccagggcgcaaatgtggccaggaccggcgctggctCAGGTCCATAAAACATGCCAGGatcagtgacagaaaataaGCAGCACAACAGCCGGAGCTCCCTTAACTGGAATGCATTAATACAAGCTGTCCATTGTTTAATTGAATAGGTTTGTCACTGGATTGTTGGTTGTCTGGCTTTGCTGAATGTTTCTATGTTTATCTCAGGTCTCTCTTGAAAAGAAGATAATCACCATTATAATTTTTAATGCAACTTTATACTTCTTCATTAcatctcagaggcaaatattgtacttttttactccactacaacACAAAacgtacatttttttttataccctTTCTATCCAATTGACAGCTTGAGAGTTAGattaactaagtacatttagtCAAAGACTGTACTTTAGTATAATGCAGAGATACTTTATTGGagtattttaattttctgctaTCTTATATCATAGTACTTTTTACTATATAGGCTATATAAATATCATACATAAGCTTTAGACACTTAACATAATCAACAAAATTAATAAGCTACCCAGCAGATAAAGCTCCATGATTAACAACATTATTAACATCCACTacagaggcaaatattgtactttttacacCACTACAACACACTATATAACATTGTTTTCTACCATTTCTATCCAGTGAAAAGCATATTTCTtcatatttggtgtttttgaatTAGATTTTTCTGATAGAGCATTAGTAGTGTAGTATTTCTTCTACATAAACTATTTAAACCCCCCTTGAATTAGCTGGAAAATGCATTGTCAGGGCTGTTTTTCTGAGCTCATAAGGAT
Coding sequences:
- the spmip11 gene encoding testis-expressed protein 49; the encoded protein is MFTSKPPRSSDFVNGLSLFLCPASEASLSGVFFCLTMAFFGLTNMGYQNPIGDKMIVNPRGASHPPAGSGIKTRAELPPSFQQQQGSLRCTDTCNVYHRPLPNSTDIHHGSHERYREMVKRVQTPRSPHQLYKMPLTDSQQYGWITSQSPELWTKVKRFPRKNSEMTKFVNEMSMTDREFSLF